A single Denticeps clupeoides chromosome 7, fDenClu1.1, whole genome shotgun sequence DNA region contains:
- the LOC114794912 gene encoding probable low-specificity L-threonine aldolase 2, with protein MSSLSALKISSCFSKYKLQPSRILHTAWFYFGTSQPVSKRPTHSVPFRTVDLRSDSVTKPGLLMRRAMAEAEYTDDVFGDDPAVKGLQKLAADVFGMESALFVPSCTMSNLIAVMVHCRERGDEMIVGDLSHMHIYEQGGSAQLAGVHSMIVTTLPDGTFDLDQVEAKIRHGYPNVYYPRSRLVCVENSHNIQGGRVLPLPFLQELRALVDRYDLQVHMDGARVMNAAAALGVQPSTILQHCHTVSVCLSKGLGAPVGTVLGGPADFIQRALRARKALGGGLLQVSVLAVAGKMALSDMVGRLPEDHRNARTFAQALLQCNPPIYQLDLNSVETNIVCFRICEPGVSPAELCRRAAQVCEAEERTLGQGVRVLMLPVVGGSVRAVWHLDISEEDTRLAALKMQFVAQQLTKWKARGH; from the exons ATGTCTTCTTTATCTGCGCTCAAAATAAGTAGCTGTTTCTCCAAATACAAACTCCAACCTTCCAGGATTTTACACACGGCCTGGTTCTACTTTGGAACTTCACAACCTGTCAGCAAGAGACCGACTCATTCTGTGCCTTTCCGGACTGTGGACCTGCGCAGCGACTCTGTCACCAAACCCGGGCTGTTGATGCGCAGAGCCATGGCCGAGGCTGAATACACAGATGACGTGTTTGGGGATGATCCTGCAGTCAAAG GACTCCAAAAGCTTGCAGCCGATGTTTTTGGGATGGAATCGGCTCTATTTGTGCCTTCTTGCACCATGAGTAACCTGATTGCTG TCATGGTGCACTGTAGGGAGCGTGGAGATGAGATGATTGTAGGTGACCTCTCTCACATGCACATCTATGAGCAGGGTGGGAGCGCACAG CTGGCTGGAGTCCACTCTATGATCGTCACCACCCTCCCTGATGGTACTTTCGACTTGGACCAGGTGGAGGCCAAGATACGCCATGGATACCCAAATGTCTATTACCCCCGTTCACGTTTGGTCTGTGTGGAGAACTCCCACAACATCCAGGGAGGACGTGTGTTGCCACTCCCATTCTTACAGGAG cTTCGTGCTCTGGTAGACAGATATGATCTACAGGTACATATGGACGGAGCTCGTGTGATGAACGCGGCTGCCGCTCTGGGGGTCCAGCCCTCCACCATACTGCAGCACTGCCACactgtcagtgtgtgtctgtcaaaG GGTTTGGGAGCACCGGTAGGTACTGTTCTCGGTGGGCCAGCGGACTTTATACAGCGAGCTCTTCGTGCTCGAAAGGCTTTGGGTGGGGGACTCCTCCAAGTTAGCGTCTTGGCAGTTGCAGGAAAGATGGCTCTGTCAGATATGGTGGGCAGACTACCAGAGGATCACAGAAATGCCAGGACTTTTGCACAAG CCCTTCTGCAGTGTAACCCCCCAATCTACCAGCTGGACCTGAACTCGGTGGAAACCAACATTGTCTGTTTTCGCATTTGTGAGCCGGGTGTGAGCCCTGCAGAGCTTTGCAGACGTGCAGCTCAGGTGTGTGAGGCAGAGGAGCGGACACTGGGCCAAGGGGTGCGGGTTCTCATGTTGCCTGTTGTGGGTGGGTCAGTGAGGGCAGTGTGGCACCTGGACATCTCTGAGGAGGACACACGTCTGGCTGCTCTCAAGATGCAGTTTGTGGCCCAGCAGCTCACTAAATGGAAAGCCAGGGGTCACTGA